The genomic window CCACTGTCAGAAGTTACGCACAAACGTCGTGTTTCCGCATTAGGCCCTGGTGGTTTGACGCGTGAGCGTGCAGGCTTTGAGGTGCGAGACGTACACCCGACTCACTACGGTCGTGTATGTCCTATTGAAACACCTGAAGGTCCAAACATTGGTTTGATTAACTCGTTGGCTACCTATGCGCGTACCAACAGTTACGGTTTCTTAGAAAGTCCTCACCGCAAGGTAGTTGACGGTAAAGTTACCGATGAAATCGAATACCTATCAGCTATTAACGAAGCTAAATTCGTAATTGCACAGGCATCTGCTGCGCAAAACGAAAATGGCGAATTAACAGAAGAGTTGGTATCGGTACGATTCCAAAATGAATTTACCTTAAAAGGGCCAAGCGAAGTTCAGTACATGGACGTGTCTCCACGTCAGGTTGTATCTGTTGCTGCGTCTCTTATCCCGTTCCTAGAGCACGATGATGCTAACCGTGCATTGATGGGATCAAACATGCAGCGTCAAGCTGTACCAACACTAAAGGCGCAAAAGCCGTTAGTGGGTACAGGTATGGAGCGCAATGTTGCTGCCGACTCTGGTGTATGTGTTGTTGCTAAACGCGGCGGTGTTATCGAGCGTGTTGATGCTGCTCGCATTGTTGTGCGTGTAGCCGACGACGAAGTTGAAGCGGGTGAAGCAGGTGTAGATATTTACAACCTTACCAAATACACCCGTTCAAACCAGAATACGTGTATTAATCAGCGTTCAATTGTACGCACTGGTGAGAAAGTATCTCGCGGTGACATTCTTGCAGACGGCCCATCCGTAGATTTGGGTGAGTTGGCACTTGGGCAAAATATGCGTATCGCATTTATGCCTTGGAATGGTTACAACTTTGAGGATTCGATCCTCGTTTCTGAGCGTGTAGTTCAGGAGGATCGTTTTACTACTATTCACATTCAGGAATTAACCTGTATTGCTCGTGACACCAAATTGGGTAGCGAAGAAATTACAGCGGATATTCCAAACGTAGGTGAAGGTGCTCTATCCAAGTTGGATGAGTCCGGTATTGTTTACGTGGGTGCGGAAGTAGCTTCTGGCGATATTCTTGTTGGTAAAGTTACGCCTAAAGGTGAAACGCAGCTAACACCAGAAGAAAAGCTCTTACGTGCAATTTTCGGTGAGAAAGCGTCCGACGTAAAAGATACTTCATTGCGCGTGCCTTCAAGTGTTAAGGGTACGGTTATAGATGTGCAGGTATTTACGCGCGATGGTTTAGAAAAAGACCAGCGTTCACGTGATATCGAAAAAGCACAGCTAGATCAAATTCGTAAGGACTTAAACGAAGAGTACCGTATTGTTCAAGGCGCTACTTTTGAGCGTTTACGCGCTGCACTTGTGGGTAATACCGCAATGACAGGCAAGGGCGTTGTTAAAGGGCAGCCGGTAACGGATGAGATGCTAGACGAGCTTAGCCATGATGATTGGTTCAAGATTCGTATGAATGACGATGTGCTCAATGAGCAAATCGATGCCGCTGAAGTTGCTTTGGCAGAGCGTCGTAAAGAGCTCGATGATCGCTTCGAAGATAAAAAAGGCAAGTTGGAAACCGGTGATGATCTGGCTCCAGGTGTGTTGAAAATTGTTAAGGTTTACTTGGCAATTAAACGACGCATTCAGCCTGGTGATAAGATGGCCGGTCGTCACGGTAACAAGGGTGTTATCTCTGTGATCATGCCTGTTGAAGATATGCCATACGACGAAAATGGTAACCCCATTGATATCGTATTGAACCCGCTTGGTGTTCCTTCTCGAATGAACGTTGGTCAGGTTTTAGAGATGCACTTAGGTCTTGCAGCTAAGTCGCTAGGTGAAAAGATTGATGAAATGTTGAAGCAGCAAAAAGCTGTTGCAGAAATTCGCCAGTTCTTGGATCAAATCTATAACCAAATAGGCGAGTCGTATAAAGCTGAAGAGCTCGATACGTTTAGCGACGACGAAATTATCGAGTTAGCTAACAACTTGCGTGACGGCGTGCCTATGGCTACCCGTGCGTTCGATGGTGCTAAAGAGAAAGAAATTAAGCAATTGTTAACCTTGGGTGGTATGCCGGATTCAGGTCAGATGACTTTGTTTGATGGTCGTACTGGTGATCCGTTCCAGCGTCCAACAACTGTGGGCTATATGTATATGCTCAAGTTGAACCACTTGGTTGACGATAAAATGCACGCCCGTTCGACTGGTTCCTACAGCCTTGTTACTCAGCAGCCGCTGGGTGGTAAAGCGCAGTTTGGTGGTCAGCGATTTGGTGAGATGGAGGTGTGGGCCCTCGAAGCATATGGTGCAGCGTATACGTTGCAAGAAATGCTAACCGTTAAATCGGATGACGTGGCCGGTCGTACTAAGATGTATAAAAACATCGTAGACGGTGACCACCGCATGGAGCCTGGCATGCCTGAGTCCTTTAACGTATTGGTTAAAGAGATTCGCTCACTCGGTATTAATATCGAGCTAGAGCAGGACAACTAATCGCTTAATTTATTTGGCATACACACGGTGGTGGACGGTACACCTAAAAGATTTACCGTCCACTGTGCATAAGCACCCACTGGAGGAATAGCGTTGAAAGACTTACTCAATCTTTTGAAAAACCAAGGCCCATCTGATGAATTTGATGGTATCCGTATCGGTTTAGCATCACCCGATATGATTCGCTCTTGGTCTTATGGCGAAGTTAAAAAGCCAGAAACCATTAACTACAGAACCTTCAAGCCTGAGCGTGAAGGTCTGTTCTGTGCCAAAGTATTTGGTCCAGTAAAAGATTACGAATGCTTGTGTGGTAAATACAAGCGTATGAAGCACCGCGGAATTATCTGTGAGAAGTGCGGCGTAGAAGTTACATTGGCTAAAGTTCGTCGTGACCGCATGGCTCACATCGAATTGGCTAGTCCTGTTGCCCATATTTGGTTCTTGAAGTCGCTACCTAGCCGTATCGGTTTGTTGCTAGATATGACTTTGCGCAGCATTGAGCGCGTATTGTATTTCGAAAGCTACGTGGTTACTGATCCAGGTATGACTACCCTAGAGAAAGGGCAGTTGTTAACCGATGAGCAGTACTTCGAGGCAATGGAAGAGTTCGGTGACGAGTTCGAAGCAAAAATGGGTGCCGAAGCTATTCAGCAGTTGATGAAAGACATCGAGCTGGAGCGTGAAGCACAAGAAATTCGCGAGCAAATTCCTAACACTAACTCTGAAACAAAAATCAAAAAGCTATCTAAGCGTTTGAAATTGTTAGAGGCCTTTATTCAATCTGGTAACAAGCCAGAGTGGATGGTGTTGGAAGCGCTACCGGTTCTACCACCTGATTTGCGTCCGTTGGTTCCGCTAGACGGTGGCCGTTTTGCAACGTCCGATCTTAACGATTTGTACCGTCGCGTAATTAACCGTAACAACCGCTTGAAGCGCTTGTTGGATTTGAATGCTCCAGACATCATCGTGCGCAACGAAAAGCGTATGCTTCAAGAGTCTGTGGATGCGTTGCTTGATAACGGTCGTCGCGGTCGTGCCATTACCGGTTCTAACAAGCGCCCATTAAAATCTTTGGCAGATATGATCAAAGGTAAGCAGGGCCGTTTCCGTCAGAACTTGCTTGGTAAGCGTGTAGATTACTCCGGTCGTTCTGTAATTGTGACCGGTCCTACCTTGCGTTTGCATCAGTGTGGTCTTCCTAAGAAGATGGCGCTTGAGCTGTTTAAGCCTTTCATTTTTAGTAAGTTGGAGTTGCGTGGGCTAGCGACAACCATTAAAGCTGCTAAGAAAATGGTAGAGCGCGAAGAGCCTGTTGTATGGGATATTCTCGACGAAGTTATTCGTGAGCACCCTGTATTACTTAACCGTGCACCAACACTTCACCGTTTGGGCATTCAGGCGTTTGAGCCAGTGTTAATTGAAGGTAAAGCTATTCAATTGCACCCACTCGTTTGTGCTGCGTACAACGCTGACTTCGATGGCGACCAAATGGCTGTGCACGTTCCGTTAACGCTAGAAGCTCAGTTAGAAGCTCGAGCGTTAATGATGTCTACCAACAACATTTTATCGCCAGCATCGGGCGAGCCAATTATTGTTCCATCTCAGGACGTTGTATTGGGCTTGTACTGGATGACTCGCGAGCGCGTAAATGATAAAGGCGAAGGCATGATCTTCTCCGATATCAAAGAAGTATCTCGTGCTTTCTATTCTAAGCAAGTTGGCTTGCAAGCGCGTATCAAAGTGCGTATTGATGAAACCATTATGGAAGAAAGTGGCGAGAGCGAATCTAGCTACCGTATGGTTGATACCACTGTTGGACGTATGTTGCTTTGGGAAATCGTTCCAAAAGGTATTCCTTTTGAAATGATCAACAAGCCAATGGTTAAAAAGGCGATTTCTGCGGTAATTAACTTCTGTTACCGAATTGTTGGCTTAAAAGCCACCGTGATTTTTGCTGACCAATTAATGTATATGGGTTATGACTTCAGTACTAAGTCTGGCTCTTCTATTGGTGTAAACGACTTTGAAATTCCTGAAGCTAAAGCGGGCATGATTGAGCGCGCCGATGCAGAGGTAAAAGAAATCGAGGCGCAGTACGCTTCCGGTTTGGTTGCTCAGGGTGAGAAATACAACAAAGTTATCGATATTTGGTCGCGCGCAAACGACCTTGTAGCTAAATCGATGATGGAAGGTATTTCTAAAGAAACAGTTAAAAACAAACAAGGCGAAGACGAAGAGCAAGCATCATTTAACTCCGTGTTTATGTATGCCGACTCAGGTGCACGTGGTAGCCCCGCGCAGATTCGTCAGCTAGCTGGTATGCGTGGTTTGATGGCGCGTCCAGACGGCTCCATTATTGAAACGCCTATTACTGCAAACTTCCGTGAAGGTTTGAACGTACTTCAGTACTTCATCTCTACTCACGGTGCTCGTAAAGGTTTGGCGGATACCGCACTTAAAACAGCAAACTCGGGTTACTTGACTCGTCGTTTGGTGGATGTTGCGCAAGACGTTGTAATTACAGAGCAAGATTGCGGCACCGACGAAGGTTTGAGCATGACCCCTGTTATTGAGGGTGGTGATGTTATCGAATCTCTAGGCGACCGTATCTTGGGTCGTGTTGTTGCACGTGACGTGATTCGCCCGAATAGCGACGAAATTTTGGTTCCTGCTGGCACCATGATCGACGAGAAGTGGGTTGAGCGCATTGAGAGCATGGGTATCGATGAGGTAACTGTACGCTCTGCAATTAGCTGTGACGCTGTATTTGGTATTTGTGCCCAATGTTACGGTCGCGACTTGGCCCGTGGTCATCGCGCAAACGTTGGTGAAGCTATTGGTGTTATCGCTGCTCAGTCTATTGGTGAGCCAGGTACACAGCTTACAATGCGTACGTTCCACATTGGTGGTGCGGCAAGCCGAGCGTCCGCTGCAGATAGTGTAGAAGTTAAACAAGAAGGTACCGTTCGTTTGCACAACATTAAAGTTGTTGCGCGTGAATCCGGTGAGCTTATCGCTGTTTCTCGTTCTGGTGAATTGGCGCTTGCCGATGCTGCAGGTCGTGAGCGCGAGCGTTATAAGATTCCTTACGGTGCTGTTATTACCGTTAAAGAAGGTGAGCAAGTTAAAGGCGGTAGCATAATCGCTAAGTGGGATCCGCACACTCACCCAATCGTAACTGAGGTTGCTGGTCGTGTTGTGTTGGCTGGGATGGAAGACGGTCTTTCTATTCGCAAGCAAACAGACGAATTAACTGGTTTGACCACCATTGAAATTCTTGATCCAAGTGAGCGTCCTTCAGCCGGTAAAGACTTGAAGCCAGCTGTAACGCTAGTGGATGAGAATGGTAACGAATTGAAACTTGCCAACTCTGAGCAGCCAGCACATTACATGCTGCCAGGTAAGTCTATCTTCAGTTTGAAGAACGGAGATACTGTTGGTGTTGGTGACATTATTGCGCGTATTCCTCAAGAGGGATCCAAAACACGCGATATTACGGGTGGTCTACCACGCGTTGCCGACCTTTTCGAAGCGCGTAAACCAAAAGAGCCGTCAATTCTTGCGGAAATTTCTGGTACCGTTTCGTTCGGTAAAGAAACAAAAGGTAAGCGTCGTTTAGTTATTACCCCTCCAAATGGTGCGGTATTAGAAGACGGCTCCACTCATTACGAAGTGCTTATTCCTAAGCATCGTCACCTAACTGTGTTCGAAGGTGAAACAGTTGCTAAGGGTGAAGTGGTTTCGGATGGCCCAAGCAATCCGCACGATATCTTGCGCTTGAAGGGTGTAGAAGCTTTGGCTAACTACATCACCAACGAGATTCAAGATGTTTACCGCTTGCAGGGTGTAAAAATTAACGATAAGCACGTTGAAGTAATCGTTCGTCAAATGTTGCGTAAAGTTGAAATTACCGGCATGGGTGATTCTAGCTTCGTTAAAGGCGAGCAAGTTGAGTATATTGCCGTTCTGCAGGAAAACGAGAAGTTGCGTGCCGAAGGCCGTCAACCTGCTCGTTTCGAGCGACAATTGCTGGGTATTACCAAGGCATCGTTGGCTACAGAGTCATTTATCTCTGCGGCATCGTTCCAGGAAACTACTCGCGTACTTACAGAAGCGTCTGTTACTGGCAAAATCGATAACTTGCGCGGCTTGAAAGAGAACGTGGTTGTTGGTCGCTTGATTCCTGCGGGTACCGGTTTGGCTTACCACGCTGAGCGCCGTCGCAAGCGTGAAGATCAAGCTGGCTCTAAAGCTGGAAGCGATACAGTGAGTGCAGCGGAGATCGAAGCGGCATTAACTGAAGCGTTAAAATCTAGCGCATCATAAAAATGAGGCGGCCTGCATAAGGTCGCCGCTGCCACATCTGTAATATAGCTACTGTATGTGGTTTACGTATTGACGAGAGTGGGTGGTGTCATTACAATGCGCCACCCACTTTTGTTAGTGGTGGGCAACTATTGCCCTTTTATTTGTAACGTGCCCATTTAGGGCAGTTTTTGAATTTGGAGTTATATTTCATGGCAACGATCAACCAGTTGGTTCGTAAGCCGAGAAAACGCAAGGTTCAAAAGAGTGACGTTCCTGCTTTGCAGGCCTGTCCTCAGCGCCGTGGTGTGTGTACTCGTGTTTATACGACTACACCTAAAAAGCCAAACTCAGCACTTCGTAAAGTATGTCGTGTTCGTTTGACTAACGGTTTTGAGGTTACCTCCTATATTGGTGGTGAAGGTCATAACCTGCAAGAGCATAGCGTGGTACTAATTCGTGGCGGTCGTGTAAAAGACTTGCCAGGTGTTCGTTATCACACTGTTCGTGGTTCTTTGGATACCTCCGGTGTTAGCGATCGTAAGCAAGGTCGTTCTAAGTACGGTACTAAGCGTCCTAAGTAATTGGGATTCGCTTAACTGCGTAATCGGTAGAACCAGTAAGGCCGAGCGCTCTTTAAGAGTTGGTCTCGGATAACCCTGAACACTATGTGCGAAAGCACGTTGAGATATTAAAATGCCTAGAAGAAGAGTTGT from Saccharophagus degradans 2-40 includes these protein-coding regions:
- the rpoC gene encoding DNA-directed RNA polymerase subunit beta', giving the protein MKDLLNLLKNQGPSDEFDGIRIGLASPDMIRSWSYGEVKKPETINYRTFKPEREGLFCAKVFGPVKDYECLCGKYKRMKHRGIICEKCGVEVTLAKVRRDRMAHIELASPVAHIWFLKSLPSRIGLLLDMTLRSIERVLYFESYVVTDPGMTTLEKGQLLTDEQYFEAMEEFGDEFEAKMGAEAIQQLMKDIELEREAQEIREQIPNTNSETKIKKLSKRLKLLEAFIQSGNKPEWMVLEALPVLPPDLRPLVPLDGGRFATSDLNDLYRRVINRNNRLKRLLDLNAPDIIVRNEKRMLQESVDALLDNGRRGRAITGSNKRPLKSLADMIKGKQGRFRQNLLGKRVDYSGRSVIVTGPTLRLHQCGLPKKMALELFKPFIFSKLELRGLATTIKAAKKMVEREEPVVWDILDEVIREHPVLLNRAPTLHRLGIQAFEPVLIEGKAIQLHPLVCAAYNADFDGDQMAVHVPLTLEAQLEARALMMSTNNILSPASGEPIIVPSQDVVLGLYWMTRERVNDKGEGMIFSDIKEVSRAFYSKQVGLQARIKVRIDETIMEESGESESSYRMVDTTVGRMLLWEIVPKGIPFEMINKPMVKKAISAVINFCYRIVGLKATVIFADQLMYMGYDFSTKSGSSIGVNDFEIPEAKAGMIERADAEVKEIEAQYASGLVAQGEKYNKVIDIWSRANDLVAKSMMEGISKETVKNKQGEDEEQASFNSVFMYADSGARGSPAQIRQLAGMRGLMARPDGSIIETPITANFREGLNVLQYFISTHGARKGLADTALKTANSGYLTRRLVDVAQDVVITEQDCGTDEGLSMTPVIEGGDVIESLGDRILGRVVARDVIRPNSDEILVPAGTMIDEKWVERIESMGIDEVTVRSAISCDAVFGICAQCYGRDLARGHRANVGEAIGVIAAQSIGEPGTQLTMRTFHIGGAASRASAADSVEVKQEGTVRLHNIKVVARESGELIAVSRSGELALADAAGRERERYKIPYGAVITVKEGEQVKGGSIIAKWDPHTHPIVTEVAGRVVLAGMEDGLSIRKQTDELTGLTTIEILDPSERPSAGKDLKPAVTLVDENGNELKLANSEQPAHYMLPGKSIFSLKNGDTVGVGDIIARIPQEGSKTRDITGGLPRVADLFEARKPKEPSILAEISGTVSFGKETKGKRRLVITPPNGAVLEDGSTHYEVLIPKHRHLTVFEGETVAKGEVVSDGPSNPHDILRLKGVEALANYITNEIQDVYRLQGVKINDKHVEVIVRQMLRKVEITGMGDSSFVKGEQVEYIAVLQENEKLRAEGRQPARFERQLLGITKASLATESFISAASFQETTRVLTEASVTGKIDNLRGLKENVVVGRLIPAGTGLAYHAERRRKREDQAGSKAGSDTVSAAEIEAALTEALKSSAS
- the rpoB gene encoding DNA-directed RNA polymerase subunit beta — protein: MAYSYTEKKRIRKDFGKLPDVMEVPYLLAIQLDSYRKFTQADTPFDQRKDMGLHAAFKSIFPIVSYSGNAALEYVSYALGKPVFDVKECVLRGATYAVPLRVKVRLIIYDKDSSSKAIKDIKEQEVYMGEIPLMTDNGTFVVNGTERVIVSQLHRSPGVFFEHDKGKTHSSGKLLYSARVIPYRGSWLDFEFDPKDLVFVRIDRRRKLPASILLRALGYTTEQMLDMFYETSKFGLTETGECVLELVPSRLRGDVTTFEIKDKDGNLIVEDGRRITARHIRQLEKAGVTELSVPHEYMVGRALAKDIINAESGEVLFECNTEITDEVLAELVKSGVKEFETLYTNELDCGPFISDTLRSDPARTQLEALVEIYRMMRPGEPPTKESAETLFQNLFFSSERYDLSAVGRMKFNRRLGRDSEVGSGTLSNEDIVDVLKTLIDIRNGKGVVDDIDHLGNRRVRSVGEMAENQFRVGLVRVERAVKERLSMAESEGLMPQDLINAKPVAAAVKEFFGSSQLSQFMDQNNPLSEVTHKRRVSALGPGGLTRERAGFEVRDVHPTHYGRVCPIETPEGPNIGLINSLATYARTNSYGFLESPHRKVVDGKVTDEIEYLSAINEAKFVIAQASAAQNENGELTEELVSVRFQNEFTLKGPSEVQYMDVSPRQVVSVAASLIPFLEHDDANRALMGSNMQRQAVPTLKAQKPLVGTGMERNVAADSGVCVVAKRGGVIERVDAARIVVRVADDEVEAGEAGVDIYNLTKYTRSNQNTCINQRSIVRTGEKVSRGDILADGPSVDLGELALGQNMRIAFMPWNGYNFEDSILVSERVVQEDRFTTIHIQELTCIARDTKLGSEEITADIPNVGEGALSKLDESGIVYVGAEVASGDILVGKVTPKGETQLTPEEKLLRAIFGEKASDVKDTSLRVPSSVKGTVIDVQVFTRDGLEKDQRSRDIEKAQLDQIRKDLNEEYRIVQGATFERLRAALVGNTAMTGKGVVKGQPVTDEMLDELSHDDWFKIRMNDDVLNEQIDAAEVALAERRKELDDRFEDKKGKLETGDDLAPGVLKIVKVYLAIKRRIQPGDKMAGRHGNKGVISVIMPVEDMPYDENGNPIDIVLNPLGVPSRMNVGQVLEMHLGLAAKSLGEKIDEMLKQQKAVAEIRQFLDQIYNQIGESYKAEELDTFSDDEIIELANNLRDGVPMATRAFDGAKEKEIKQLLTLGGMPDSGQMTLFDGRTGDPFQRPTTVGYMYMLKLNHLVDDKMHARSTGSYSLVTQQPLGGKAQFGGQRFGEMEVWALEAYGAAYTLQEMLTVKSDDVAGRTKMYKNIVDGDHRMEPGMPESFNVLVKEIRSLGINIELEQDN
- the rpsL gene encoding 30S ribosomal protein S12 → MATINQLVRKPRKRKVQKSDVPALQACPQRRGVCTRVYTTTPKKPNSALRKVCRVRLTNGFEVTSYIGGEGHNLQEHSVVLIRGGRVKDLPGVRYHTVRGSLDTSGVSDRKQGRSKYGTKRPK